The Sebastes umbrosus isolate fSebUmb1 chromosome 23, fSebUmb1.pri, whole genome shotgun sequence genome contains a region encoding:
- the akap14 gene encoding A-kinase anchor protein 14, with the protein MYFRTESAHLVNALLERRHHTDTKEQQEDDSPPDTEMKTVNWVASKDFTVEVGIKQIREYIQTWELQPCWIHCLDFLYLTDEEHHTFYHYQARFSTPTPRKPIQGTASVYFAVDISNVKPHTVPAEVRFVVESNRLVHTPGRSRFREKWLAEVIDSKKWLQKAVDHLPLGMKPG; encoded by the coding sequence ATGTATTTCAGGACAGAGTCAGCTCATCTTGTGAACGCTTTGCTGGAGAGACGCCACCACACTGACACcaaggagcagcaggaggatgaCTCCCCTCCGGACACTGAGATGAAGACTGTTAACTGGGTTGCTAGCAAAGACTTTACAGTGGAAGTGGGTATAAAGCAGATCAGAGAGTATATCCAAACATGGGAGCTGCAACCCTGCTGGATCCACTGTCTGGACTTCCTCTACCTCACCGACGAGGAGCATCACACCTTCTACCACTACCAGGCCCGCTTCAGCACCCCGACCCCCAGGAAGCCCATCCAGGGCACAGCCAGCGTCTACTTCGCCGTGGACATCTCTAACGTGAAACCCCACACTGTGCCCGCGGAGGTGCGCTTCGTGGTGGAGTCAAACCGACTGGTGCACACACCCGGGAGGAGCCGGTTCAGAGAGAAGTGGCTGGCGGAGGTTATTGACAGCAAGAAGTGGCTCCAAAAAGCGGTGGACCATTTACCACTTGGCATGAAGCCAGgatag
- the pnpla8 gene encoding calcium-independent phospholipase A2-gamma, which yields MSRIRTTLDSVTKAVGSTDLISKFSRFKPGSATVDSTHAEKVPGKAETLTSNNNADTASSPDTSMKEEEEGERNTVKEEESDKPRQQVTENPFVATKKSTPSLASAANASASSSSSTVAKQTMQLFHPAALSTNMDDTYKTLAQHINSYFGTSTQEEGGDARPPQQHREGDDPVSEPTFSAVARTTRDHIPILSPVAEAKSIEAPTTSPPATSPSPSPPEKLSPPSGKPSSDIPATESAAQSVPVPATSPKKGFTRYLSYPRPSVQAFVGNYIAPLVPKFRGESKSVAAKKDTSSAVAVEEPTVDKAGEKTASEEEKADKVKQQLLTQREKITARVSVDNRTRTLAKGLQRVTDIKLLTSRVEELSFHLLEFPETRGVAIKESVLPCLLRLRQARDLPLQSSVREALALVGYNEPVKGRGIRVLAIDGGGTRGLLALQTLHKLQNLTGKRVHQLFDYICGVSTGAILAFMLGIFQIPLEECEEMYRKLGSDVFKQNVIVGTVKMGWSHAFYDSEIWENILKERMGEGRMIESARDPDCPKVSAVSTIVNRGLPLKAYAFRNYRLMPGVRSHYLGDCNHKMWQAIRASSAAPGYFQEFVLGKDLHQDGGLLINNPTALAIHECKCLWPNTPLQCVLSLGTGRHETAVQNSTNYTSLKTKLSHVISSATDTEEVHTMLDALLPPDTYFRFNPYMSEDIPLNESRMEKLNFLKGEGERYLERNEAKLRKAASVLGQEKSTIQKLAEWAKLKAEMYEGLPFASKL from the exons ATGTCGCGAATCAGGACCACACTCGACAGTGTCACCAAGGCCGTAGGCAGCACAGACCTCATCTCCAAGTTCTCTCGCTTCAAGCCTGGCAGCGCCACAGTCGACAGCACCCATGCGGAAAAGGTTCCGGGCAAAGCCGAGACCTTAACCTCGAACAACAACGCAGATACGGCCTCGTCGCCTGACACCAgcatgaaagaagaagaagaaggtgagaGGAACACGGTGAAGGAGGAAGAGTCAGACAAGCCACGGCAGCAAGTTACAGAAAATCCTTTTGTTGCCACAAAGAAGTCCACACCCAGTTTAGCTTCAGCAGCGAATGCGTCTGCATCAAGCTCTTCCTCGACTGTGGCAAAACAAACCATGCAGCTGTTTCACCCAGCGGCTCTGTCCACCAACATGGATGACACCTACAAAACTCTtgctcagcacatcaatagtTACTTTGGCACCAGCACacaagaggaaggaggagacgCCAGGCCACCGCAGCAGCACAGAGAAGGGGATGATCCTGTGTCTGAGCCCACCTTCAGCGCCGTTGCTCGGACAACTAGGGACCACATTCCTATTTTGTCTCCAGTGGCAGAGGCTAAAAGTATTGAAGCACCCACTACCTCTCCTCCCGCTACCTCTCCGTCTCCATCTCCACCAGAAAAGCTCAGTCCTCCATCAGGGAAGCCCTCCTCGGACATCCCTGCTACTGAAAGTGCAGCTCAGTCCGTCCCCGTGCCTGCTACCTCCCCTAAAAAAGGCTTCACCCGCTATCTTTCCTACCCTCGGCCCAGCGTTCAGGCGTTTGTCGGCAACTACATCGCACCCCTGGTCCCCAAATTCAGAGGTGAGTCCAAAAGTGTTGCAGCTAAAAAAGACACGTCTTCAGCAGTCGCTGTGGAAGAGCCCACTGTGGACAAGGCAGGAGAGAAGACAGCCAGCGAAGAGGAGAAAGCAGATAAAGTGAAACAACAGCTGTTGACTCAAAGAGAGAAG ATAACAGCCAGGGTGAGTGTAGATAACAGGACCAGAACCCTTGCGAAAGGCCTGCAGAGAGTCACTGACATCAAGCTCCTCACCAGTCGAGTGGAGGAGCTCAGCTTTCACCTCCTGGAGTTCCCCGAGACGCGAGGTGTAGCGATCAAG GAGAGTGTGCTGCCCTGCCTGCTGCGATTACGCCAGGCCAGAGACCTCCCTCTTCAGTCTTCTGTGAGAGAAGCACTGGCCCTGGTTGGCTACAACGAACCAGTCAAAGGCAGAGGAATTCGGGTCCTGGCCATAGACGGAGGTGGAACAAG GGGACTGCTGGCCCTGCAGACTCTCCATAAACTGCAGAACCTGACTGGCAAACGAGTCCACCAGTTGTTCGACTACATCTGTGGAGTCAGCACAG GTGCGATTCTGGCGTTCATGCTGGGTATATTTCAGATCCCCTTAGAGGAGTGCGAGGAGATGTACAGGAAGCTGGGCTCGGATGTCTTCAAACAGAATGTCATCGTTGGAACCGTAAAGATGGGCTGGAGCCACGCTTTCTATGACAGCGAGATATGGGAAAACATCCTCAA GGAACGGATGGGTGAGGGGCGTATGATTGAAAGTGCCAGGGACCCCGACTGCCCCAAA GTGTCAGCAGTGAGCACCATTGTGAACAGGGGTTTACCTCTGAAGGCCTACGCGTTTAGGAACTACAGACTCATGCCAGGAGTGAGATCCCACTACCTCGGAGACTGCAACCACAAAATGTGGCAGGCTATCAGGGCCTCGTCTGCCGCCCCGGGCTACTTCCAGGAATTTGTCCTGGGAAAAGACCTCCATCAG GATGGAGGACTCCTAATCAACAATCCCACAGCACTGGCCATCCATGAGTGCAAGTGTCTGTGGCCCAACACACCACTGCAGTGTGTATTGTCACTGGGCACCGGACGACACGAGACGGCGGTCCAGAACAGCACGAACTACACGAGCCTCAAGACAAAGCTCAGCCACGTCATCAGCAGTGCCACCGACACCGAGG AGGTGCATACCATGCTGGACGCACTCCTGCCCCCCGACACCTACTTCCGCTTCAACCCCTACATGAGCGAGGACATCCCGCTGAACGAGAGCCGCATGGAGAAGCTGAACTTCCTGAAGGGCGAGGGGGAGCGCTACCTGGAGCGCAACGAGGCCAAGCTGAGGAAGGCGGCCAGCGTGCTGGGCCAGGAGAAGAGCACCATCCAGAAGCTGGCCGAGTGGGCCAAGCTCAAGGCCGAAATGTACGAGGGCCTCCCCTTCGCCTCCAAGCTGTAG